The nucleotide window ACTATAGTGACGGAAATAAGAAAAATGAGCACAGCCGTGATGAAGATGACTTGGCAAATGCGTCTTGCATTTGTAATGGAGATGAGATGCACTAAACACTGAATTCCATGGAATGTAGTGTACAATGCAAATAAAGGCGTTTGAATGCTGTATAATACACAGGACTAGCACTGTCATGAACCATAAACCAATAGCCCACAAGGCGACATGATTTTGACTCACCTGATGAAGATTAAAAGGAATGTCTATCATTCGTTTTATCGTACACAGTAAATGCTATAGAATGTAGGCTAACTCCATTTCCATCAAGAATCGGGATTAGAAACTCGAGGTAGAAAAAGTCGGATTGTATGAACTTGACAGAAAATCTTTATCACGAAGATAGAAAAAAGATaaactttattttattttaaataccTTTAGACTCCTGCGAATCGGTCTTTCGATGAATGTCAAGTCTTGTAGATCCTCTACCTGCCCAAACAGACTCGACTGGTTTAAAGTCATTTTGCTGACGAACATCTGTTTTTTAGTCTCCTTACTGGAAATGCGGTCAAAAGTGTTAAAGCCCTGTTACGACCATGGCTCCAAACTGTGAATGAGTGAGATGAATTCTCTGATTTGGGGAAAGCTGGTCCACCCACGAGACAAGCTTCTTTGATATGTTACAATGCCTTGCAATTAGAAGATGGGTTGCAATGATGAGATCCCGAACAGTTCCAAGCACATCCAAAAAGGCGCACCATCTTCCTTGTTCGAGGGCTTTTTGGTTAAATCAAAAATATATTAGGCAGTTATGCCTCAGCAAATTAACATGAATATACAAGGTCGCCTACAGTCGTTTGATGGTTAAGATGCACTTAATTGCATGACTTCCTTTCCAAGTTGATAGCCCTGTGGCCATAATATATTTAAGTGCGATGGTGTATCCAACTTCCACTAGCTTCGGGTGATCTCGAAGAACATCCTTTTTAAAAACTTCATAATTCCATTGACCTTTTTGTTGGAAACCTTTCCTTTTCATTAAAGTGCTTCATTGGCAATGGCACTGCCTCGCAAAAATAAGCAGATGAAAAATTCCCTTTAAGATGACTGTGATATTGGTAGCACAAGCCAAATTAGAGTCGAAATTCAAGCAAGTGCAACTGAATCGGCAAGCCTTGCTTGACAGCTAACAAGCGACAGCTAACGTTAGTTAGCAGCTAGCAAGGTTCAAGTTAGCTTGCTAAAGCTAGCTTAGAGTTGAAATGAGTGCACATTATGTATTTTGGCATGCTACAAGATAAAACCATTAACTATATAAAATCAATATCCCTAGTCCAATTAAAAAACAATACAGACTAGGTCATTGTATACGTTCATTTTCTAGAGAAACCTGTCTTGAAAATCTCTCGAACCTGTATTTTCAACACAatccacgcacacgcacatacaccacGCAAACGCACTGCAGCAACTAAACAGGTTTCCATGGCTACGACATGCTACAGCAGTGCCGAGCTGAAAGCTGTAAGAACGGACGTAATGCACCTTTTTTCGTCACCGATATTAAAAGTTTAATCATTAAATGTTGGGTGAAACAATTTCAATCATGTGAAAAAAACGACGGAAATGGCATTGTAGCCCGCACAACCTGCGTATGGTACTGCTCACTCTGTTAGGCGGGTGGGGTCTGTTAAAACCTGCTCTTCAACTTGCATCTACAGTACTAGTCATGCAGTTACTTTAGTTAATACCCTGACAATAAACCGCCTTATGCTAGGGCCAACCTGTCAAATCTTATTAACTACTTTTTCAAATGCTTCTAGATACCATTAAATATTTAACTACTATAACTATTATAATTGCTAAATACAAAAAACTCGCTCAGTCAGTTTTTCACAATAGCCTATCAATGCCAGTGTACCTCCAAAACGTCAACACTTTCTTGTTATGAGATTAAACAATGGTAAACACAAATCCACCTGCGCAGCTGAGTGGTCTTGCCCTAGTCTGTAGGCCTAATCTTAATCATTTTCATACTGCCCAAATGAATAACATTTAAGAGAATGCCCACTCCTTCAACAGTGAAATTAATAATTAGTGCCACTTAACTATTGTGTTCTAAAATATTTTGTCAAATGTTGACAACACTACCACCTGGTGACTGCTGGGTAACAGAATACTGATGCATAAACTTAAAGGGCAATTAAACATCTTTGCATTTTTGTTCTACTGGTGGactaacttaaaaaaaaacggttTAACTCTGACAAGTTTAAAGATGTATTTCCAAACCCAATATCAGGCCAGAACACTTTCCCTTTGAGGTTTTCGAGGTCAATATCGAAAACGTTTTATTTGGAACAAAtgcataattaaaaaaaatatgttgaACACTTTAGAGCCCTTACTCGGAAACTTCAAAAGAagactgtctctcctcacccttcctcatCTGAATTCACTTCCATCTCAAGTTAAAGGAGTAACAACGGTGGTCATCATTTTTTGAGCTACTAAGAATCCCTCCAGAAATATGCAACAAACACTTCTGTGTTTTACTTTGAGAGATAATCATCAGAGCcggtcagacagacacaaatcaaaagtattgtcaattacaattctaaaacTATTTTGGGGATCTCAAAAAGGTTATAGGTAGGTCATTTTCTTTACTTCAAAATATATTAATGAATCAAATTTGTAAATATTATAAGTATTATTATTAACAATTGACGACAGACTCACAAATGCATAATATTGATGTGGGTTTGAGATGGATTTGTTGACTGTGGGTTACTTGTGTATGTcattactgtgttactgtgtgataATTTCAGGGTCATTGGTGGCGGATGGTTAAGATGTGTTCTAGTGTATTTTTACCCCTGGTATTAAGTTAATGTTACGTACTGTATCTGTTTATAAATCAGAGGTCATAGCAGAACGAAAAAACAGTGTGAGGCGTGTAATGTTTGGACAAGTACATGTACAGCATTTTATTCCTGTAATGTAAAAAATTCTACAAAAAAATATCTGCCCTCAGGCTTTGTTAATATTTCAAATAGGATTCGTCCATTCAAACCTTCTTACCACTAGCCCTCTTCCCAATTTCTAATTTGCAGTCTGATCATTATCAAATCAGTTTCTTTTTATTTACCTTCTTATCAGTTGATATCCAGCAGTATTGAATACATTGAACTGTGGCTAACACAGTGACATCATGGCTGGCAGCTCAGAGAACATTCTGGCATAAGGTGATCACATCTCTTACAGTAATATGTCAGATGAGGACCTGACACAGTTGGCCGTAGAGGAGAGTTTGGCAGAAGTCCAGAGAGCTGGGATTCTGGGAGCCTCCACATCCGCTAGTCTTACAACCTGGCAGGGTTTCCCTGCACACAACATTATTCATGCCACTCCCAACAATGTCGACCCTCAAGCCAACTCGTCAACATTTAACCCCCCTTACTCACACAGGTAGTGCTGCGTGAGAGAGACATTTTGTTACATCATCCTTATGGGTCCTATATTTGTGAACATTATATTATTCTGTAATTTTGACATTTTCAATATATTATAGATGCATATTGGATATTCCATTGGAAATTCGATTTTCTTCTATTTATACAGAAAATGTACTAAAAACAAAGGTTAAAAAGGCTGAAATGGGGAGCTAAGCATTATTGTTTtggtataaatgtttttaaaggTCACTTTTTGTTGCTGCCATCAGTAGTCACATGCCCTACTTTGCCAATCGCATGGTTTATTTTTTACTTGGAATTTGACTGGCATGGAAACACAGTACACTTACTGACAACAGACACCCTGTGGGATTCTACATCAAGCTTAATCATATGAGGCCATTGGACTCCTGTGACAGCTGTTTGTGCCCAGTCAAAGTATATAGAAGTACGCAGCCTTCTTTTGGGCACTGCCTTTCCTCTGAATAGCACATGCCAGTGAAGGGGAAAACAAAATTCTTCTGTAGTCCAAATGATAGGTCATATCCTTACATGATCCAATGGCACCATGTCTCATTTTGATAGCAGTAGCACTGTAGTATTCAGCCCAATTTTACTGTAGGAACTTTCACAATCTATTTGGTTCCATTTGCTAGGTATTGCATTTATCATACCTTTCTGTGCAGTCCCAGTTCACGGtacaggttggggttagggttggaacAAGGACTAGGGTTAGGCAACACCAAGTGTAATAGATTAGCTTTACTGGTTAGGGGGAAATACTTTCTGCTTGGCTGTTTTCCACTCTCTGAATCATTGGTATTCAACTGAGAATGCATGGCACTCCCATCCCCCACCCACTGTAACATCAAATATTTTCCTGTTTGAAGGTTGCATGGATTTTACAAATCAGATTAGACATGTCACTACGACCTGCAATGAAGTATTGCATTGTAAGAGGAAGTATTTTTATATATCTTTCAGTGTTGCACTGCGCAGGGACAACAATGGGAAGCAAGCTATTCAATGGCAAAGCTTAAATGGCCTCATGCTATTCTCAGTGGATCTGGTGATGTATGTATCCCTCACTGTATCCGCCTACCACAGAACTATCTATACTTGCTGTCCTATCACCCTTTCACATGTTTTACCTGCCCACAATATCACGGGAACATTGTGTTATAACCATTTTCTACATTTCCATGTAGAGATGAGGATCCATTGTTGGCAGCTGTCTTGAATGGTGATGCAACTGCTTTAAAAGCTATTTTACAGACTCCTAAGAGATGTCTGACAACACCAGACAATGAAGATTGGACCATACTGCATGAAGCTGCCTACTCCGGCCATGCAGAATGCCTGAATATTCTACTGGCAGGTGAACTTGAGGGGACTGATTTCCCCCCAAATGTGCACCCCTCTGTTGCCACCAATAGCTAATATAGCCCATGAGTTGACCCTGAAGAGAATTACTTAATAAAACATGCAACCCTCTAGCACCACTGTCCCACTTACATCAACATAAAACACCTCTCAAGCTTTTCAAAACCAATGCAGTGGAACTATTATGAGAGTCATTCTACAATTCCTAATTCAATAATTGTATCGGTGTCTGGTTTTGCCTTTGAAAGACACACGTGAAGTTAAAATCAACTACCGGACGTTGAGAGGGGAGACTCCTCTCCTATTGGCTGTTGCCAGGAACAAAGTGGACCGTGTTCAATGTCTCCTGGAGAAGGGAGCTAATCCAAACTCCCcaaacaaagaaaaagaaacaccaCTCGCCACAGGTAAAGGGTCTAATCTGAAGAATAATCATCTACACAGGGTTTTAAGGGGGCAGTGTTTAATCACCATGTGAAATACAAAAGCTGCATCAAAAGTCTACATTCAGTTCCTCATCATCTGGATCTACCATTAGTATCTGTTTGTTTTGAAAGGGGATTGTCAAATTTGTAATGCCACGCAATCCATTTCTCTCTGAACCCATCACTGCTGTTGCTTGCTCCAAGCCTGCGAGGGAGGTCATGTGGACATGGTGAGGCTGCTCCTGAGGTATGGGGCTGAGGTGAACAACACGTGTATCTACGGTTGGACGGCCCTGCATCAAACTGTGTGCCGCGATGACGTGGAGGTGTTGCGAGATGCTGCGAGGATCAGCCCGGCGAACCTCAACGGGATCACTCCCCTCTTCCTCGCAGCTCAGGGCAGCCAATTGGACGCCCTCCGATTTCTCGTCGAGAGTGGTAGGTTTCACAAAGATCCCAGATGCACATCCGGGTATTCTGACGCTGGACAGTTTGTAGATTTGGAGTGAGTGTAGGAAGACGAGTCACAACACGAGTAACATGTATGTACACTCCTGATGTGAACCTTGCCATGCCCAAGAAAGGCAGAAGTAAACAGGCACTTCAAATACACTTCATGTATTGTTCATATAGAAATGGTTCCCCTTTGATCCTATTCTGCATGGTCCCTTGCTCTAGGTGCTGATATAAACACTGCGGTAAGTGATGGGACTACAGCCCTTTGTGAAGCATGTAGGAGCGGCCATGAGAAGGTTGttcagctcctgctctcccagAATGCAGACCCCAACAAACCTGGCAGGGAGAGACTCCTGCCTCTTCATATAGTTGCTCAAGAGGGCCACTACGAATATGCAGAATATAAGATGTGATCGAGTCACACATCTAGTCTAATTGTCTAGTGTGCACACCATAATAAATGGACCACTGTTGAGTGAGACGTGCACCATGAtcaaaaatcaaataaaaaaatcttgtaCAATGTGACCGAAGCTTTGCAGCATGaatattattttgttttgtttttcatgtcATCCAGAGTCGTGTCCATGCTGGTCCCGGTCACCAGCAGGAAATTGGTTGGTCTCAGCGGCATTAGCCCCCTTCACCTGGCCGCCAAACACAACAATGACGACGCCCTGGAGATCCTGATCGCGGCCGGCTTCGACACCAACTCCCTGGTGTCGGCTGAACGCTCTTGTTTGTACGAAGACCGGCGCTCGACGGCGCTCTACTTCGCCATCGCCAACAACAACGTAGAGGCCTGCCACCATGCTCCTGGAGGCTGGCGCCGACCCCAACCTCGACACCTTTAACCCTTTACTGGTGGCTGTGAGGCGAGGATGCACCGAGCTAGTCGCCCCATTGGCGGAGCACGGGGCAAACGTCAACGTCCGCATGCCCAACTTTCCCACCGTGTTCCCTGTCACAGTCATGATATGCAATAGCCGTCTGTCCCTGCTGCAGTATCTATTGGACAACGGCTGTGatgccacttcctgttttgagTGTGAGCAGAGGGGCCACATCCCGCCATCACAGAGCTCGTGTCAGGACATACTGAAGCACAGTATAGGCCTCAAGTGAACATGGGCTCCTGTCTAGAGGTACAGTATAGAACGTGCCATTCAGTTCAGACATCACGCTGTACCCCACTGAACGCTTCAATGTTCTTGACAAACATCAATCCAACTGGGTGGCGGACACCATTCACTTAATAATAATCCCAGAATAAGACGGATTTACCTAAATGAACAGGTACTAAAGATGACGTGGTGTAATATCAGAGTACGTGAGTGATCATCAGTACAAAATTATACAAAGCTTACAAACTTTCTTCACAGTTCTGTGCCATCATCTCCAGTCCCTCGGTCTGCCGCTGGGCAGGACCAATCATAGACGTGCTGCTAGACTATGTGGGGAACGTCCAGCTGTGCTCCAGACTCACTGAACATCTGGACGGCTATGAACACTGGGTGCACATAAAAGATAAAGCCAGTGAGTGGGGCTTGAGTGTGTGATAATTCAGAATGACCACTTTGTGAACCAAACACATTGTTTACACAGTCTTTGAAAACCAAGAGCATACATCCACCTCTATAATTATCTGCAATTTTCAGTGCATTAAGTCAGCTGATTTATTTTGGTGCTTGAACATACTTGAAGGAAAACAGCTCTGTAATTTTACAATGACATCCTAATAACACAccaatctctttctctaaccaTTACAAATCTACACATTCAAACCAATTGTGGATGCGCGTAGAGATACAGCACATACAAACGGCCCATGCAAATGATGAAAATCTTGGTAGAATCACTCAACGATTCATGTCAAGTATGGCATCATTGGTCGCAATGTAGAAGTTGTggtcctgtttgtgtgtcccaGCTCCTCCATGTCCCCTGATGCAGCTGTGTCGGCTGCGGATCTTTGAGCAGGTGGGAGTGCACCGGGTGAAGGACCTCCCCACTCTCATACGTAGAGGAAATGTGTGAAAATTGAGAACATGAGCTATCTAAGTGCCCCCTGAAGGTATATACATTCTGGCTAGAATGATGTGGCACAGTGCAATTGGTAGAAAAGTGGATACATCCAAAGTTGCGCAATTGACACTGAGGTTTTGGAGCCACCTTGGGTGTTCTGTTGTGAGTTGTGCCTAGTTCCTGTTCAATAACTGCGGCTCGTCTGACAGGTTTAGCTCCCTGCTCACTAGATAGGAGCAATCCATATTCCTATGAGCACTGAAATGCTCAAGGTGTCCACCAAGACACTGGCATCACAGGGTACGTTGGGGTCATCTAGTACATTGAAACAGATACAAACATACGTCTtaaaatagagagaaagggaatgtGAGCTTTAAATGACCCATGATTACGATGTCATGTTTGTGTCATGGAATTCAGTGCTCTAATACATGATACTTCCAAAGTTGTACATTTGGTTTTATCTGCAGAACTGACGTAAGTTTACTCGTGCATATTGGTCTTTGACAGTGTAAAAGGAGTGCACATTTCCTACATTCAGAAGGTGTtaagtttttgttgttgtgcaaTTTTCGTTTTGCTACTTTTCTGTCAAACCTTTACATGACATTGGCATCGaataaaaactttttttgcaaaagttttacaaatgaacaactgcCTTCCCCCGTAGTCTCGTTACATCGCTGTACAGAAAAAACATAAACACGACGAACAGCAGCTGACAGGGAGTTCCCATCTGGCACGAGAGATCAACTTTTACTCTCACTCGGAAAATTGGAAGGATCAGCATCTTCTATCTCATGCCCGACAAACGATGTTCCTTTCACCAAGTGTGACACAAGCAAAACTAGGTAGGTGAAATCAAACCCCTTTGGAAGATGACATATTCAGTGGAACTGCTGCCTTCCTTCACTCAACAGAAAGAGCACACACAGTCAAGGACGTTTTAAATCTTTTATTACCTCACACCTATATACAAGGATTGTATTCTACTCATGCCAAGGTCGTTTGACTGCACATGAAGAGAAAATGTGAGTACATAATACATATTCGATTCCTTGTGCATCAGTCTGCAGCTGTTGGACTTTGAAGTTCTCTTAAAAAGTGTTACAATCTTACTCCAACAAAATACTGAACATGTCATAAAAgtataatacattttaaatgttttccaACACAAAACTACAACACTTTTGTTTAAGTAAACATTAAATGTACTATTGTTAAGGAAATTCATAATAAACACTGTAAACAATTGggtactgtcaatcaaaaggctTATAATTAATATCTTGTATTCATATACTGTATAGAGTACATTTCCTGGAATTAAAACTTCTGTTAAAACAGCTATATGCATAAATATGTACTTCCACCTCTGAAAGTCATGTTCAGTAAAAAAGTGTACATGGATCTAAATGAAAGAAATGATTGTAATCATAACAAAAGCCTGTTAAAATGTATTTCTAAAACCTGTGAACCTCGTAACTATGTATTTTCAAATGGCTTATCCTGCTAACATTTACGTTCAGTCAATAAAATGTGTTCATTTCTTGCTTTTATCCCACCTTTCACATGCAAGTGGTATTAAGCAGTGAAACATGTATTTTGCTCAATCCAGATCCATCATGGCTGTAGCCAGAATGTACATACAGGACCGGGCAGGCCTCACTGCAAACCTCAACGACTACAGTCTCTACAGCGAACTATCTGACGATGAGCTGATGCAGCTGGCTATTGAACGCAGCCTCACTGAAAATCGCATCCCGACCAGTGCTGTCCAGAGGCAACCCGCTGTCGAGAATCAGCCAAACCGACGTGTTCGACTAAACAGTGAAACAAAATACAGTTACTACTTTGATACGAACAGTCCACCACCAGATTATGAACCAGAAAACAATGCAATGTTAATCCCATCGTCTGCAAACCCCGGACCATCACTTCCTCTGTAAGTGTTTCAACATTATCCCTCACCTACCTTGACAGAAAAGAGGTGTTTTAGAGCATGTTGTTGCAAGCATGGGGGGCAGTTGTGTTGTGCATGACTCATCACACTATAGAATTCACACAGGGAGCGTTGACACACAGGTCACCATTCCTATCTACTGTACATCAAGACAATGACCAATAAAATGACACCTAACTAGTGTTGTATTTGTAATCAGCATTTTGGAGGAAAAAAACAATTGGTTTAGGGTTTATAGGTTCTGTCACCTGAAATGTTATTTTCCTTCATCTTTCCCCAACCTGTAGAGACTACAGTCCTCTCATGTCACTGATCAAACATGGACAGATGAAGACTCTGCAAGAGATAGCAATAAGCAATCCCGGTGTTTTCATCAAACCATTCACTGACGGCTGGATAGCACTTCATGAGGCTGCCTATTATGGTCAAGAGGAATGTCTCAATCTCTTTTTAGACGGTAAAGTTGAAAGAAGAGCGATATTTTGGAAACAAACACCCAGTTGTCAGGGCTATATTTTTTTCCCAATCCAATTTCATTGTGAATCATTCATTAAAGGCTCATTACAGTACACTTATTGGACATTCC belongs to Osmerus mordax isolate fOsmMor3 chromosome 8, fOsmMor3.pri, whole genome shotgun sequence and includes:
- the LOC136947654 gene encoding LOW QUALITY PROTEIN: ankyrin repeat and SOCS box protein 2-like (The sequence of the model RefSeq protein was modified relative to this genomic sequence to represent the inferred CDS: deleted 1 base in 1 codon); the protein is CRDEDPLLAAVLNGDATALKAILQTPKRCLTTPDNEDWTILHEAAYSGHAECLNILLADTREVKINYRTLRGETPLLLAVARNKVDRVQCLLEKGANPNSPNKEKETPLATACEGGHVDMVRLLLRYGAEVNNTCIYGWTALHQTVCRDDVEVLRDAARISPANLNGITPLFLAAQGSQLDALRFLVESGADINTAVSDGTTALCEACRSGHEKVVQLLLSQNADPNKPGRERLLPLHIVAQEGHYEYAEYKIVVSMLVPVTSRKLVGLSGISPLHLAAKHNNDDALEILIAAGFDTNSLVSAERSCLYEDRRSTALYFAIANNNVEAATMLLEAGADPNLDTFNPLLVAVRRGCTELVAPLAEHGANVNVRMPNFPTVFPVTVMICNSRLSLLQYLLDNGCDATSCFECEQRGHIPPSQSSCQDILKHSIGLNPSVCRWAGPIIDVLLDYVGNVQLCSRLTEHLDGYEHWVHIKDKATPPCPLMQLCRLRIFEQVGVHRVKDLPTLIRRGNV